One Deinococcus grandis DNA window includes the following coding sequences:
- a CDS encoding winged helix-turn-helix transcriptional regulator, with the protein MSTEHTGFCPVYRAIGVLQEKWVLHIVRALLNGEKGFNELARAVGGCNSATLTQRLEHLETLTLITKRTEDSHGKLARSVYSLTPAGLELQSVIDAIDGWAKSHLAAPAPTTPDLPTAPTSPC; encoded by the coding sequence ATGAGCACTGAACACACTGGTTTCTGCCCGGTCTACCGGGCCATCGGGGTGTTGCAGGAGAAATGGGTGCTGCACATCGTCCGCGCCCTGCTGAACGGTGAGAAAGGGTTTAACGAACTCGCCCGCGCCGTCGGCGGCTGCAACAGCGCCACCCTCACGCAGCGGCTGGAGCACCTCGAGACCCTGACGCTGATCACCAAACGCACCGAGGACAGCCACGGCAAACTCGCCCGCAGCGTCTACAGCCTCACCCCGGCTGGCCTGGAACTCCAGAGCGTCATCGACGCCATCGACGGCTGGGCCAAGTCCCACCTGGCCGCCCCCGCCCCCACCACACCGGACCTCCCCACCGCCCCGACCTCGCCCTGCTGA
- a CDS encoding ATP-binding cassette domain-containing protein codes for MLMASGVARSFADRMVFSGVELTVGAGERLALVGENGSGKSTLLRVLAGLDAPDAGVVTRSGRVALLAQAQVMGGSVLEAVTPPALAAAQVAFEAASAALSDGSEAALLAFAGAEEAYRLSGGYDFAGRAAAVLAGLGLDAGARADRLSGGQARRVLLAALLLAPADVYLLDEPTNHLDAGGAAWLRDWIRASDAAFVLASHDRAFLDEVATGVAELERGTLTAVSSSIEGPTARPSIPLPTAVVCGYSLCSFQGC; via the coding sequence ATGCTGATGGCAAGTGGTGTGGCGCGGTCGTTCGCGGACCGTATGGTGTTTTCGGGTGTGGAGCTGACCGTGGGGGCCGGGGAACGGCTGGCGCTGGTCGGCGAGAATGGCAGCGGCAAGAGCACGCTGCTGCGCGTGCTGGCGGGGCTGGACGCGCCGGATGCGGGCGTGGTGACGCGCTCGGGCCGCGTGGCGCTGCTGGCGCAGGCTCAGGTAATGGGTGGATCGGTGCTGGAGGCCGTGACGCCCCCGGCACTGGCCGCGGCCCAGGTGGCGTTCGAGGCGGCCTCGGCGGCGCTCTCGGACGGGTCGGAGGCGGCGCTGCTGGCCTTCGCGGGCGCCGAGGAAGCCTACCGGCTCTCGGGCGGGTACGACTTCGCGGGCCGCGCGGCGGCGGTGCTGGCCGGGCTGGGACTGGACGCCGGAGCGCGCGCGGACCGGCTGTCGGGTGGGCAGGCGCGGCGGGTGCTGCTGGCGGCGCTGCTGCTGGCCCCGGCGGATGTGTACCTGCTGGACGAACCGACCAACCATCTGGACGCAGGGGGCGCGGCGTGGCTGCGGGACTGGATCCGGGCGTCGGACGCGGCGTTCGTGCTGGCCAGCCACGACCGGGCGTTTCTGGACGAGGTGGCGACCGGCGTGGCGGAACTGGAACGCGGCACGCTGACAGCGGTTTCCAGTTCCATTGAAGGGCCAACAGCACGCCCTTCAATTCCACTTCCAACCGCTGTTGTATGCGGGTACTCGCTCTGCTCGTTTCAGGGATGCTGA
- a CDS encoding GNAT family N-acetyltransferase gives MELLPPDERFKTSFLDAVREAQATGSGLGDTLSFDVTDMERDFPAFLTHLRRFEPGHTLPEGFVHSEYLWLVDGSTYLGRASIRHTLNARLREFGGHIGYEVRPGARRQGHATRILAGSLRRARQLGIESALVTCDADNTGSRRTIEKNGGVLEGQFVVPDHPRPILRFWVPTPT, from the coding sequence ATGGAACTGCTGCCCCCCGACGAACGGTTCAAGACGAGCTTCCTGGACGCCGTGCGCGAGGCGCAGGCCACCGGCAGCGGCCTGGGCGACACCCTCAGCTTCGACGTGACCGACATGGAACGCGACTTCCCGGCCTTCCTGACCCACCTGCGCCGCTTCGAGCCCGGCCACACCCTCCCCGAGGGCTTCGTGCACTCCGAGTACCTGTGGCTCGTGGACGGGAGCACGTACCTGGGCCGCGCCAGCATCCGCCACACCCTGAACGCCCGCCTGCGCGAATTCGGCGGTCACATCGGCTACGAGGTCCGCCCCGGCGCCCGCCGCCAGGGACACGCCACCCGCATCCTCGCCGGATCGCTGCGCCGCGCCCGGCAGCTGGGCATCGAATCGGCCCTCGTGACCTGCGACGCGGACAACACCGGCTCGCGCCGCACCATCGAGAAGAACGGCGGCGTTCTCGAAGGCCAGTTCGTGGTGCCGGACCACCCCAGACCCATCCTGCGGTTCTGGGTGCCCACGCCCACCTGA
- the rplS gene encoding 50S ribosomal protein L19, translating into MQHAIKVNRGAILRAVEQPHLKADLPEFRPGDTVRVETKVVEGNRTRNQAFEGVVIAINGAGSRKSFTVRKISFGEGVERVFPFNSPLVAKIAVLERGKVRRAKLYYLRELRGKAARIKSDRSRVMKDAAAKAAASSKSEE; encoded by the coding sequence ATGCAGCACGCAATCAAAGTGAACCGTGGCGCCATCCTGCGCGCCGTCGAGCAGCCCCACCTGAAGGCCGACCTGCCCGAATTCCGCCCCGGCGACACCGTCCGCGTGGAAACGAAGGTCGTCGAAGGCAACCGCACCCGCAACCAGGCCTTCGAGGGCGTCGTGATCGCCATCAACGGCGCGGGCAGCCGCAAGAGCTTCACCGTCCGCAAGATTTCTTTCGGTGAAGGCGTGGAGCGCGTGTTCCCCTTCAACAGCCCCCTGGTTGCCAAGATCGCCGTGCTGGAGCGCGGCAAGGTCCGCCGCGCCAAGCTGTACTACCTGCGCGAACTGCGCGGCAAGGCTGCCCGCATCAAGAGCGACCGCAGCCGCGTGATGAAGGACGCCGCCGCCAAGGCCGCCGCCAGCAGCAAGAGCGAGGAGTAA
- a CDS encoding HAD family hydrolase yields the protein MPPTDVTPGALLALDLDGTLIGPRGEVPPDLGGELRAWARAGAHLALLTARGRVPPEVRDWPLHTVTRCYGAWAEQAGQPLWSWPLPDATVRAATEAIPLADRQVGKPLLVTADPNGIVRGPHPAFESSWPQARGVLKIVRGDTPARLDALAQEWSALDGTELGDTELGGTELIRERDTRLVLIRRGAGKGAALRELTARLGVPRSRVVAAGDGPADAAMLPHAGTFIRVATHPALSGASVGVAGPHDLPGVLARLRAALWAHDRHGDPRPTGHDLRLP from the coding sequence ATGCCCCCGACCGACGTCACGCCCGGCGCGCTGCTCGCCCTGGACCTGGACGGCACCCTCATCGGCCCGCGGGGTGAGGTGCCCCCCGACCTGGGCGGCGAACTGCGCGCCTGGGCCCGCGCGGGCGCGCATCTGGCCCTGCTGACCGCGCGGGGCCGCGTGCCCCCAGAGGTGCGCGACTGGCCGCTGCACACCGTCACCCGCTGCTACGGCGCCTGGGCGGAGCAGGCCGGGCAGCCGCTGTGGTCGTGGCCCCTGCCGGACGCGACGGTCCGCGCTGCCACCGAGGCCATTCCACTGGCCGACCGGCAGGTGGGGAAGCCCCTGCTCGTCACGGCCGACCCGAACGGGATCGTGCGCGGTCCCCACCCGGCATTCGAGTCGTCCTGGCCGCAGGCGCGCGGGGTGCTGAAGATCGTGCGGGGCGACACGCCCGCCCGGCTGGACGCCCTGGCGCAGGAGTGGTCGGCGCTGGACGGTACCGAACTGGGCGACACCGAGCTGGGCGGCACCGAACTGATCCGCGAACGGGACACCAGGCTGGTGCTGATCCGCCGGGGGGCGGGCAAGGGCGCGGCGCTGCGTGAGCTGACCGCGCGGCTCGGCGTGCCCCGGTCACGCGTGGTGGCCGCCGGGGACGGCCCGGCGGACGCCGCGATGCTCCCCCACGCGGGCACGTTCATCCGCGTGGCCACGCACCCGGCCCTGAGCGGCGCCAGCGTCGGCGTGGCGGGCCCGCACGACCTGCCCGGCGTCCTGGCCCGCCTGCGCGCGGCCCTGTGGGCCCACGACCGGCACGGGGACCCGCGCCCCACCGGGCACGACCTGCGCCTCCCCTGA
- a CDS encoding nitroreductase family protein, translating to MTATTPKVLDIKEAIETRRSIRKYVQEPMNQDDLHEILRLASLAPSAWNAQTWRFAVVQDAAIKQQIQDAAYGQGQITNAPAVIVVYSDMEDTLATVEETAHPGMGEAGRTGQRNTFDGVFGAQPVAQRGQWGLSQANIAFGFLMLAARGLGYDTVPMLGFDPAKVKEILGLPEHVQFAGLLPVGKRAEDGFPHHRHSVERITKFY from the coding sequence ATGACCGCGACGACCCCCAAAGTGCTCGACATCAAGGAAGCCATCGAAACCCGCCGCAGCATCCGCAAGTACGTCCAGGAACCCATGAACCAGGACGACCTGCACGAGATCCTGCGCCTCGCCAGCCTGGCCCCCAGCGCCTGGAACGCCCAGACGTGGCGCTTCGCCGTCGTGCAGGACGCCGCCATCAAGCAGCAGATCCAGGACGCCGCCTACGGTCAGGGCCAGATCACGAACGCCCCCGCCGTCATCGTCGTCTACAGCGACATGGAAGACACCCTGGCCACCGTCGAGGAAACCGCGCACCCCGGCATGGGCGAAGCGGGCCGCACCGGCCAGCGCAACACCTTCGACGGCGTGTTCGGCGCCCAGCCCGTCGCCCAGCGCGGCCAGTGGGGCCTGAGCCAGGCGAACATCGCCTTCGGCTTCCTGATGCTCGCCGCCCGCGGCCTCGGCTACGACACCGTGCCCATGCTCGGCTTCGACCCCGCCAAGGTCAAGGAAATCCTCGGCCTGCCCGAGCACGTCCAGTTCGCCGGCCTGCTGCCCGTCGGCAAGCGCGCCGAAGACGGCTTCCCGCACCACCGCCACAGCGTCGAACGCATCACCAAGTTCTACTGA
- the lipB gene encoding lipoyl(octanoyl) transferase LipB has product MTASPFAVRDLGVTPYRDAWDLQKTLHAQVAAGDAPPTLLLVEHPPVLTLGRKAREGTNIIVTRDYLHTQGIEVLEVERGGDVTYHGPGQLVAYAIFPVGRRVADFLRLLEQATIRALHDLGLEDARPNPGYAGVYVTARDVNGLTYDQKIASFGVAVQRNVALHGLALNVNANLQHFDLIVPCGLTQTHMTSVQREYDLRGLNTAASMTEAKDALTRAFHTTFAQYDWTLPTPTAAGS; this is encoded by the coding sequence ATGACCGCCTCCCCCTTCGCCGTCCGGGATCTCGGCGTGACGCCGTACCGGGACGCCTGGGACCTCCAGAAAACCCTGCACGCGCAGGTGGCCGCCGGGGACGCCCCGCCCACCCTCCTGCTCGTGGAACACCCGCCCGTCCTCACGCTGGGCCGCAAGGCGCGCGAGGGCACCAACATCATCGTCACCCGCGACTACCTGCACACGCAGGGCATCGAGGTGCTGGAGGTCGAACGCGGCGGGGACGTCACGTACCACGGCCCCGGCCAGCTCGTCGCGTACGCCATCTTCCCCGTCGGCCGCCGGGTCGCGGACTTCCTGCGCCTGCTCGAACAGGCGACGATCCGCGCCCTGCACGACCTGGGCCTGGAGGACGCCCGCCCCAACCCCGGCTACGCGGGTGTGTACGTCACCGCGCGGGACGTGAACGGCCTGACGTACGATCAGAAGATCGCGTCGTTCGGCGTCGCCGTGCAGCGCAACGTCGCCCTGCACGGCCTAGCCCTGAACGTGAACGCGAACCTGCAGCACTTCGACCTGATCGTCCCGTGCGGCCTGACGCAGACGCACATGACCAGCGTGCAGCGCGAGTACGACCTGCGCGGCCTGAACACAGCGGCCAGCATGACAGAGGCCAAAGACGCCCTGACGCGCGCCTTCCACACCACCTTCGCCCAGTACGACTGGACGCTGCCCACCCCCACGGCAGCCGGGAGCTGA
- a CDS encoding SDR family NAD(P)-dependent oxidoreductase: MTTLQRFTGKTVLITGAGGGIGAALAHRYAAEGARVAVNDVTAAAAQAVVGALTGAGARALSVPGDVSVQEGVEAIFAATEAHLGPVDVLVNNAALTSDQRHFLDADEAWWDLFLRVNLKSVFLCSHRAARGMAARRRGVILNVSSGGATRSHRGFTSYDAAKGGVEAFTRALALDMAPYGVRVNGITPGFINTYGLSGEDLAQREKTVPLGRYGTAEDMTGAAAFLTSDDAAYVTGQFVVVDGGVLVQQRSANVDTFPLSSFPDVPAES, translated from the coding sequence ATGACGACTTTGCAGCGGTTCACGGGAAAGACGGTGCTCATCACGGGGGCGGGGGGTGGGATCGGCGCGGCGCTGGCGCACCGGTATGCCGCAGAGGGGGCGCGCGTCGCGGTGAACGACGTGACCGCGGCGGCGGCGCAGGCGGTCGTGGGCGCCCTGACGGGGGCGGGCGCGCGGGCATTGAGCGTGCCGGGGGACGTGAGCGTGCAGGAGGGCGTGGAGGCGATCTTCGCGGCGACCGAGGCTCATCTCGGGCCAGTGGACGTGCTCGTGAACAACGCGGCCCTGACGAGTGACCAGCGGCACTTCCTGGACGCGGACGAGGCGTGGTGGGACCTGTTCCTGCGCGTGAACCTCAAGAGCGTGTTCCTGTGCAGTCACCGGGCGGCGCGGGGCATGGCGGCGCGGCGGCGCGGCGTGATCCTGAACGTGTCGAGTGGCGGCGCGACCCGCTCGCACCGGGGCTTCACGTCGTACGACGCGGCGAAGGGCGGCGTGGAGGCGTTCACGCGGGCGCTGGCGCTGGACATGGCGCCGTACGGGGTGCGCGTGAACGGGATCACGCCGGGCTTCATCAACACGTACGGCCTGAGCGGCGAGGATCTGGCGCAGCGGGAGAAGACCGTGCCGCTGGGCCGCTACGGCACCGCCGAGGACATGACGGGCGCGGCGGCGTTCCTCACGTCGGACGACGCGGCGTACGTGACGGGTCAGTTCGTGGTCGTGGACGGCGGAGTGCTGGTGCAGCAGCGCAGCGCGAACGTGGACACCTTCCCCCTCAGCAGCTTCCCGGACGTGCCTGCCGAGAGCTGA
- a CDS encoding GrpB family protein: protein MSTVITIVPPGPDWAARFHALAAALRPHLPPGAALHHIGSTAVPGLRAKDVTDLQIGLGDLNAAPAVLAILAALGYEPRPAVTTDHLPPGLTLDPAELRKAYASRAGQVHVHVREVGRFNHRYPLLMRDFLRAAPAAAAAYGEVKTQLARLHPRDVDAYYAVKDPVMDLIVAGAQEWADRIGWTLPPSDA, encoded by the coding sequence ATGTCCACAGTCATCACCATCGTGCCGCCCGGTCCAGACTGGGCGGCACGTTTCCATGCCCTGGCGGCCGCCCTCCGCCCCCACCTGCCGCCCGGCGCGGCGCTGCACCACATCGGCTCGACCGCCGTCCCCGGCCTGCGCGCCAAGGACGTGACCGACCTCCAGATCGGCCTGGGTGACCTGAACGCGGCGCCCGCCGTGCTGGCCATCCTGGCGGCCCTGGGCTACGAACCGCGCCCCGCCGTCACCACGGATCACCTCCCGCCCGGGCTGACCCTGGACCCCGCCGAGCTGCGCAAGGCGTACGCCAGCCGCGCCGGACAGGTGCACGTGCACGTGCGAGAGGTGGGCCGCTTCAACCACCGCTACCCGCTGCTGATGCGCGACTTCCTGCGCGCCGCCCCGGCGGCCGCCGCCGCGTACGGCGAGGTGAAGACCCAGCTGGCACGCCTTCACCCACGCGACGTGGACGCCTACTACGCCGTGAAGGACCCCGTGATGGACCTGATCGTCGCCGGGGCGCAGGAGTGGGCGGACCGGATCGGCTGGACGCTGCCCCCCAGCGACGCCTGA
- a CDS encoding ATP-binding cassette domain-containing protein produces the protein MALKATLREAQARDFEAYRRKRAALDEERRRLNSRGSVEENRSRARDNDKFLSTHKAGRAQVLFSNRARAMERQIERMDTGAPDKPFRDARTLRLTMPPVPPGPLEVLTVRDLGVTRGSGVVLSGVTLHVRRGDRVALTGPNGGGKSTLLRALLDEVPHAGAVTWGAGLTVSLIGQHGEELLGLGTVGDALLDANPLLTPHQLHEVAAALEVPGGPAFPLSGLSGGQRTRLSLARLRVTRSQVLLLDEPTNHLDVRAIEALEALLLDFTGTVLLASHDRRLVERVATREWRVGGGGVQEA, from the coding sequence ATGGCCCTGAAGGCCACGCTGCGCGAGGCGCAGGCCCGTGATTTCGAGGCGTACCGCCGCAAGCGCGCCGCGCTGGACGAGGAGCGGCGCCGCCTGAACAGCAGGGGCAGCGTCGAGGAGAACCGCTCGCGGGCGCGGGACAACGACAAGTTCCTGTCCACGCACAAGGCGGGGCGGGCGCAGGTGCTGTTCTCGAACCGCGCGCGGGCCATGGAGCGGCAGATCGAGCGGATGGACACCGGGGCGCCGGACAAGCCGTTCCGGGACGCGCGGACGCTGCGGCTGACGATGCCGCCCGTGCCGCCGGGGCCGCTGGAGGTGCTGACCGTCCGGGATCTGGGCGTGACGCGTGGCTCCGGGGTGGTGCTGTCCGGCGTGACCCTGCACGTCCGCCGGGGCGACCGGGTGGCCCTGACCGGCCCGAACGGGGGCGGCAAGAGCACGCTGCTGCGCGCCCTGCTGGACGAGGTGCCGCACGCGGGCGCCGTGACGTGGGGCGCGGGTCTGACCGTCAGCCTGATCGGGCAGCACGGCGAGGAACTGCTCGGGCTGGGCACCGTGGGGGACGCGCTGCTGGACGCCAACCCGCTGCTGACGCCGCACCAGCTGCACGAGGTCGCGGCGGCGCTGGAGGTGCCGGGCGGCCCGGCCTTCCCGCTCTCGGGCCTGTCCGGGGGGCAGCGCACCCGCCTGAGCCTCGCGCGGCTGCGGGTCACGCGCTCACAGGTGCTGCTGCTCGACGAACCCACCAACCACCTGGACGTGCGGGCCATCGAGGCGCTGGAGGCGCTGCTGCTGGACTTCACGGGCACCGTGCTGCTCGCCAGTCACGACCGGCGGCTGGTGGAACGGGTCGCCACGCGCGAGTGGCGTGTCGGGGGCGGCGGGGTGCAGGAGGCGTGA
- a CDS encoding bifunctional metallophosphatase/5'-nucleotidase — MKNNLLLIGAALTLSSCSMILGPSTVDVTVIGVNDFHGNLLPTSFRVPDPADRTKTLTVQAGGVEAIGGVLADARKANPNTVFVGVGDMTGASPLISALLRDEPTIAALNGLGMAVNVVGNHEFDNGISELMRYQKGGCDSNAPERACKFNNTFEGAKYQYIAANVLDAATGKPVFPAYKIVQVGKARIAFVGAVLKDTPTVVTPSGVAGLTFADEVASVNAVMPEIKRQRPDAVIALIHQGGASKDSFDVVDCKTLSGDIVKIAQGLDAGIGAIMTGHTHRGYNCVVPDPAGKPRTVIQGDSYGHLLQRLDLQVDTRLHKLLSVKASNVVVDAAKQAKDPAMTAIVTQAKGLTDTLSKQVVATLGVEQITRTVNAAGESQLGDVIADSQLAAAAPADKGGAVIAFMNPGGIRADLPVNVPNASKQVTYGDVFTVQPFGNVMMVVTLTGAQIKAALEQQFDNPAAGQNRILQVSRGFTYTWDNAKPKGEKVSDVKLNGQPLDPNAKYRVTMNNFLADGGDGFTVFAQGTDRLGGAVDLDAFQNYLKSTTVTPEPATRITRLN, encoded by the coding sequence ATGAAAAACAACCTCCTCCTGATCGGCGCGGCGCTGACCCTCAGCAGCTGCTCCATGATCCTGGGCCCCTCCACCGTCGACGTCACCGTCATCGGCGTCAACGACTTCCACGGCAACCTGCTGCCCACCAGCTTCCGCGTGCCCGACCCCGCCGACCGCACCAAGACCCTGACCGTCCAGGCCGGCGGCGTCGAGGCCATCGGCGGCGTCCTGGCCGACGCCCGCAAGGCCAACCCCAACACCGTCTTCGTCGGCGTGGGAGACATGACCGGCGCCAGCCCCCTGATCAGCGCCCTGCTGCGCGACGAACCCACCATCGCCGCCCTGAACGGCCTGGGCATGGCCGTGAACGTCGTCGGGAACCACGAATTCGACAACGGCATCTCCGAACTCATGCGCTACCAGAAAGGCGGCTGCGACAGCAACGCCCCCGAACGCGCCTGCAAATTCAACAACACCTTCGAAGGCGCCAAGTACCAGTACATCGCCGCGAACGTCCTGGACGCTGCGACCGGCAAGCCCGTCTTCCCCGCGTACAAGATCGTGCAGGTCGGCAAGGCCAGGATCGCCTTCGTCGGCGCGGTCCTCAAGGACACCCCCACCGTCGTCACGCCCAGCGGCGTCGCCGGCCTGACCTTCGCGGACGAGGTCGCCAGCGTCAACGCCGTCATGCCCGAAATCAAGCGCCAGCGTCCCGACGCGGTCATCGCCCTGATCCACCAGGGCGGCGCGAGCAAGGACAGCTTCGACGTCGTGGACTGCAAGACCCTCAGCGGCGACATCGTCAAGATCGCCCAGGGCCTCGACGCGGGCATCGGCGCGATCATGACCGGCCACACCCACCGCGGCTACAACTGCGTCGTGCCCGACCCGGCCGGCAAACCCCGCACCGTCATCCAGGGCGACTCGTACGGGCACCTGCTGCAGCGCCTCGACCTGCAGGTCGACACCCGCCTGCACAAACTCCTGAGCGTCAAGGCCAGCAACGTCGTCGTGGACGCCGCCAAGCAGGCCAAGGACCCCGCCATGACCGCCATCGTCACCCAGGCCAAGGGCCTCACCGACACCCTCAGCAAGCAGGTTGTCGCCACCCTGGGCGTCGAGCAGATCACCCGCACTGTGAACGCGGCCGGTGAAAGCCAGCTGGGCGACGTCATCGCCGACAGCCAGCTCGCCGCCGCCGCGCCCGCCGACAAGGGCGGCGCCGTGATCGCCTTCATGAACCCAGGCGGCATCCGCGCCGACCTGCCTGTGAACGTCCCCAACGCCAGCAAGCAGGTCACCTACGGCGACGTGTTCACCGTGCAGCCCTTCGGGAACGTCATGATGGTCGTCACCCTGACCGGCGCGCAGATCAAGGCCGCGCTGGAGCAGCAGTTCGACAACCCCGCCGCCGGACAGAACCGCATCCTGCAGGTCAGCCGGGGCTTCACGTACACCTGGGACAACGCCAAACCCAAGGGCGAGAAGGTCAGCGACGTCAAACTGAACGGCCAGCCCCTCGACCCGAATGCCAAGTACCGCGTGACCATGAACAACTTCCTCGCCGACGGCGGCGACGGCTTCACCGTGTTCGCACAGGGCACCGACCGCCTGGGCGGCGCCGTGGACCTGGACGCCTTCCAGAACTACCTCAAATCCACCACCGTCACGCCCGAACCCGCCACCCGCATCACCCGCCTGAACTGA
- a CDS encoding metal ABC transporter permease, protein MHLLTDPMQFDFFTRALLAVVLVSVLCALVGAWVVLRGLSYIGDAMSHAVFPGIVGAFLMQGNLLVGALIAAVLTALGIGAIGRRSGLKQDSAIGIVFVGMFALGIVMLSRAPTFTTDLSNFLIGNPLGVTPADLWGALAVTVVVGGILTAIQKELLLASFDPTEARAVGLPVRRLESLLLILIGLVVVLTVQLVGTTLSVSLLITSSAAARLLARSLRKMMLLAAALGTVGGVTGLYLSYYQDTAPGATIVLVNTAIFLAALALRRRE, encoded by the coding sequence TTGCACCTGCTGACCGATCCAATGCAATTCGACTTCTTCACCCGCGCGCTGCTGGCCGTGGTGCTCGTCAGCGTCCTGTGCGCCCTCGTCGGGGCGTGGGTGGTGCTGCGCGGCCTGAGTTACATCGGGGACGCCATGAGCCACGCCGTGTTCCCCGGCATCGTCGGCGCGTTCCTCATGCAGGGCAACCTGCTCGTCGGGGCACTCATCGCCGCCGTCCTCACCGCCCTCGGTATCGGCGCGATCGGGCGGCGCAGCGGCCTGAAGCAGGACAGCGCCATCGGCATCGTGTTCGTCGGCATGTTCGCGCTGGGTATCGTCATGCTGTCGCGCGCCCCGACCTTCACCACGGACCTCAGCAACTTCCTGATCGGCAACCCCCTCGGCGTCACGCCCGCCGACCTGTGGGGCGCCCTGGCCGTCACGGTCGTCGTGGGCGGCATCCTCACCGCCATCCAGAAGGAACTCCTCCTCGCGTCCTTCGACCCGACCGAGGCGCGCGCCGTCGGCCTCCCCGTCCGCCGCCTCGAGAGTCTGCTGCTGATCCTGATCGGCCTCGTCGTCGTGCTGACCGTGCAGCTCGTCGGGACGACCCTCAGCGTCAGCCTGCTCATCACCTCCAGCGCCGCCGCGCGCCTGCTCGCCCGCAGCCTCAGGAAGATGATGCTCCTCGCCGCCGCGCTCGGCACCGTCGGCGGCGTGACGGGGCTGTACCTCAGCTACTACCAGGACACCGCCCCCGGCGCGACCATCGTCCTCGTGAACACCGCCATCTTCCTGGCGGCACTGGCGCTGCGCAGGCGGGAGTGA
- the lipA gene encoding lipoyl synthase, with protein MTQETKEPKFIKNGIYRKDSVPVRDKKPEWLKVTIPTGQVFTEVRKIVKEHRLHTVCEEAMCPNIGECWSRGTATFMLMGHICTRACRFCAVDTGNPMGKLDLDEPQGVAESVQLMGLKYVVLTSVDRDDLPDGGAYHFAKTVQAIKKLNPETRVEALTPDFGGNTHCVDLVLDSGVDTYAQNLETVRRLTHPVRDIRADYDQTLKVLAHAKQARPDVITKTSIMLGLGETREELRETMRDCRAAGVDVLTFGQYLRPTMHHLPVQRYVSPAEFDEIREEAMSLGFLEVVSGPLVRSSYKAEQIVMDRPGTLPEHLAHLGEGSELSLL; from the coding sequence ATGACCCAAGAGACCAAGGAACCCAAGTTCATCAAGAACGGCATCTACCGCAAGGACAGCGTCCCGGTCCGCGACAAGAAACCCGAGTGGCTGAAAGTCACCATCCCCACCGGGCAGGTCTTCACGGAAGTCCGCAAGATCGTCAAGGAACACCGCCTGCACACCGTGTGCGAGGAAGCCATGTGCCCCAACATCGGCGAGTGCTGGAGCCGCGGCACCGCCACCTTCATGCTCATGGGCCACATCTGCACCCGCGCCTGCCGCTTCTGCGCCGTGGACACCGGCAACCCCATGGGCAAACTCGACCTCGACGAACCCCAGGGCGTCGCCGAGAGCGTCCAGCTCATGGGCCTGAAGTACGTCGTGCTGACCAGCGTGGACCGCGACGACCTGCCGGACGGCGGCGCGTACCACTTCGCCAAGACCGTCCAGGCCATCAAGAAACTCAACCCCGAAACGCGCGTCGAGGCCCTCACCCCCGACTTCGGCGGGAACACCCACTGCGTCGACCTGGTGCTCGACAGCGGCGTGGACACCTACGCGCAGAACCTCGAAACGGTCCGCCGCCTCACCCACCCCGTCCGCGACATCCGCGCCGACTACGACCAGACCCTGAAAGTCCTCGCGCACGCCAAGCAGGCCCGCCCCGACGTCATCACCAAGACCAGCATCATGCTCGGCCTGGGCGAAACCCGCGAGGAACTCCGCGAAACCATGCGCGACTGCCGCGCCGCCGGCGTGGACGTCCTCACCTTCGGGCAGTACCTGCGCCCCACCATGCACCACCTGCCCGTGCAGCGCTACGTCTCCCCCGCCGAATTCGACGAGATCCGCGAGGAAGCCATGAGCCTCGGCTTCCTGGAAGTCGTCAGCGGCCCCCTCGTCCGCAGCTCCTACAAGGCCGAGCAGATCGTCATGGACCGCCCCGGCACCCTGCCCGAACACCTCGCGCACCTCGGCGAGGGCAGCGAACTCAGCCTCCTCTGA